The genomic interval TGCATCAACCAGGTGTAACATCTCCCATCATTGGTGCTAGTAAAATAGAACATCTGAAAGAGGCTGTTGAAGCTGTTGATTTAGAACTTTCTGATGAAGAGCGCAAATTATTAGAAGAACCTTACACACCCCATCCCGTTTTGGGGCATCAGTATCCTTCTGGTAATCGTCCGTAGAGGGAGTATTTGAGTGAACCAAATTCTGGTTCAACAACTCAATTTCATGATGTGATTCTGAATACTTTAAATAGTGAAGCCATATTGGCTAAATAAACTTTGCGATTTCATTCACAAAAGAGAACAGGTAGGTATGTAAAAATTTCATACCGCGTACCTGTTTTATGCTTAGTTGTTTTAGTCAGGCGATCGCTCTTGATTTGGTACTACTATGAATATATGGGGAAACACTACGCGAATCCTGACCCCTTCATTCTCATCGCCTAAACTTCCCAGATAATACTTGACAAAATTACATATTTATATATTTGGCTATATCACGCCTCAAAAGTACAAATTTGCCAGAATATATCGAAAATTATTAAGTTTTTGTTACATTAAGTGAGCATTTGCTTTTATTATCTATTAATGTTTGTTAACAAAGTTTGCGATTTTTATATCGATTTATGTCAGTTAAGCGACAAAATGCCCATTTGGTAAGGTTTTTCTGATAAAAAACTCTTATTGCCGAAAAAAATCGTTAAACTTTGTGGGCAACTTAGCCACAAAGAAATTCCAGTCGAGAACACGCATCAAAGGAGCAGAGGAAGCATGTTCACCCACGTCAAGTCCACCATTAGACACATTGCGCCTGATAACCTGGGCGGACGTAACTTCATTAAGGTGGTCTATGTCGTGCTTGAGTCCCAGTACCAGAGTGCATTGTCGCAAGCGGTTCGTACAATTAACGCCAACAATCCTGACCTTGCGATTGAAATCAGTGGGTACTTGATTGAGGAACTCAGAGATCCTGAAAATTACGAAGAGTTCCAGCGCGATATACAAAGTGCCAATATTTTTATTGCCTCTCTGATTTTTATCGAAGACTTAGCACAGAAAGTAGTAGCAGCAGTAGAACCACACCGCGATAATCTAGACGTTGCTGTTGTGTTTCCCTCGATGCCAGAGGTAATGCGCCTAAATAAAATGGGCAGTTTTTCCTTGGCACAGTTGGGTCAATCGAAGAGTGCGATCGCACAATTCATGAAGAAACGCAAAGAAAAATCCGGTGCAGGATTCCAAGATGGAATGCTGAAACTATTGCGGACACTGCCCCAAGTCCTGAAGTTCTTACCGATAGATAAAGCACAGGACGCACGCAATTTTATGCTGAGTTTCCAGTATTGGCTGGGTGGTTCTCCAGAAAACCTGGAAAACTTCTTGCTGATGCTGGCTGATAAATATGTATTAAAAGATGTCGAAAAACAAAAAGCTGCATCTTTAGAATATCAAGCACCAGTAGTTTATCCCGACATGGGAATTTGGCATCCTTTAGCCACAACCATGTATGAGGATGTTCGAGAATATCTCAACTGGTACAGCGCCCGCCGGGATATCCCCCAAGATTTAAAAGATCCTTTAGCACCCTGTGTCGGGTTAGTATTACAACGCACTCACCTAGTCACAGGCGATGATGCCCATTACGTGGCGATGGTTCAGGAGTTAGAAGCATTAGGCGCAAGGGTAGTACCTGTGTTTGCTGGTGGTTTGGATTTCTCCAAACCTGTGGATGCTTACTTCTACGAACCCACAACTAAAACCCCGTTAGTTGATGCGGTAATATCTTTAACAGGTTTTGCGTTGGTAGGCGGCCCCGCTAGACAAGACCACCCCAAAGCAATTGACTCACTCAAACGCCTGAATCGCCCTTACATGGTGGCTTTGCCTTTAGTATTCCAAACTACGGAAGAGTGGTTAGATAGCGATTTAGGCTTACATCCGATTCAAGTAGCATTGCAAATTGCGATTCCTGAATTAGATGGAGCAATTGAACCGATTATATTATCGGGTAGAGATGGGGCAACAGGAAAGGCGATCGCACTCCAAGACCGTATCGCCGCAGTCGCACAACGGGCTTTGAAATGGGCTAACCTGCGTCGCAAACCCAAACTCAACAAAAAAGTTGCCATCACCGTTTTCAGTTTCCCCCCCGACAAAGGCAACGTCGGTACAGCCGCATACCTCGATGTATTCGGCTCAATTTACGAGGTGATGCACGCACTCAAAAACAACGGCTACGACGTGCAGGACTTACCAGAAAACGCGAAAGAGTTGATGGAACAAGTCATCCACGACGCACAAGCACAGTACGCCAGCCCCGAACTCAACATTGCTTACAAAATGTCAGTCCCCGAATACGAAGAACTGACACCTTATTCCCAACGCCTAGAAGAAAACTGGGGGCCACCACCAGGAAACCTCAACAGTGACGGACAAAACTTGTTAATTTACGGTAAGCAATTCGGTAACGTCTTCATTGGTGTTCAACCTACCTTCGGTTATGAAGGCGACCCGATGCGGTTATTGTTCTCCCGTTCCGCCAGCCCTCACCACGGCTTTGCGGCTTACTACACCTACCTGGAAAGAGTTTGGGGCGCGGATGCTGTACTGCACTTCGGTACTCACGGTTCTTTGGAATTTATGCCCGGTAAACAAATGGGGATGTCGGGCGAATGTTACCCCGACAACTTAATCGGTACAATTCCCAACCTCTACTACTACGCCGCCAACAACCCCAGCGAAGCGACAATTGCCAAACGCCGCAGTTACGCCGAAACAATTTCTTACCTCACACCACCCGCAGAAAACGCTGGTTTGTATAAAGGTTTGAAGGAACTCAGCGAGTTAATTGCTTCCTACCAAACCTTAAAAGATAGCGGTCGCGGTATCCCCATCGTCAACACGATCATGGATAAATGCCGGATCGTCAACCTAGATAAAGATATTAACTTGCCCGAAACCGATGCCAAAGACATGACCCCCGAAGAAAGGGATAATATTGTCGGCAGCGTCTACCGCAAGTTAATGGAAATCGAATCTCGTTTGTTACCTTGTGGTTTGCACGTCATTGGTAAACCCCCAAGTGCCGAGGAAGCGATCGCCACTCTGGTAAATATTGCCAGCTTAGACCGTCAGGAAGAAGAAATCCTCAGCCTACCCCGGATTATTGCCAGCAGTATTGGGCGCGATATTGACGAAATTTACCAAAATAGCGACAGAGGCGTATTAGAAGATGTCCAATTACTGCAAGACATCACCCTAGCAACTCGCGCCGCCGTCCGCGCTTTAGTACAAGAACAAACCGACGCAGAAGGCAGAGTTTCTTTAGTTTCCAAGTTGAACTTTTTCAACATGGGCAAAAAAGAACCTTGGGTAGAAGCATTACACAAAGCTGGTTATCCCAAAGTTGATGCTTCCGCCTTAAAACCCCTGTTCGAGTATTTAGAATTCTGCTTACAACAAGTTTGTGCAGACAACGAACTCGGCGCATTACTCAAAGGCTTAGAAGGCGAATACATTCTTCCCGGCCCTGGTGGCGACCCCATCCGCAACCCTGATGTATTACCCACAGGTAAGAACATCCACGCCCTTGATCCCCAATCAATTCCCACGGCTGCGGCTGTCCAATCAGCTAAAATCGTTGTTGATAGACTTTTGGCAAGAAATAAAGCCGAAAACAACGGTAACTGGCCAGAAACCATTGCCTGTGTTCTTTGGGGAACCGATAACATCAAAACTTACGGTGAATCTCTAGCGCAAATCATGTGGATGGTGGGTGTACGTCCGGTTCCCGATGCTTTGGGACGGGTGAACAAGTTGGAGTTAATTCCCCTAGAAGAATTGGGAAGACCCAGAATTGATGTTGTAATTAACTGTTCTGGAGTATTCCGCGACTTGTTCATCAACCAGATGAACCTGCTAGATCAAGGGGTGAAAATGGCTGCGGAAGCAGATGAACCCTTAGAAATGAACTTCGTCCGCAAACACGCTATGCAGCAAGCTGAGGAATTGGGAATTAACCTCAGACAAGCAGCCACCCGCGTTTTCTCTAACGCTTCCGGTTCTTACTCGTCAAATATCAACTTGGCAGTAGAAAACAGCACCTGGGATAGCGAAGCCGAGTTACAAGAAATGTACCTCACCCGTAAATCCTTCGCCTTCAGTGCCGACAACCCCGGTATGATGGAACAATCTCGGAAGATTTTTGAAAGCACCCTCAAAACTGCTGAGGCGACATTCCAAAACCTGGATTCCTCCGAGATTAGTTTAACGGACGTTTCCCATTACTTCGACTCTGACCCTACCAAGGTTGTCTCAAGTCTGCGTGGTGATGGCAAAACACCAGCATCTTACATTGCAGACACCACCACAGCCAACGCCCAAGTCCGCACATTATCCGAAACCGTGCGCTTAGATGCCCGTACCAAATTATTAAATCCCAAGTGGTATGAAGGTATGCTATCTCACGGTTACGAAGGTGTCCGCGAACTCTCCAAGCGGTTGGTTAATACAATGGGTTGGAGTGCAACCGCCGGCGCAGTGGACAACTGGATTTATGAGGACACCAACGAAACCTTCATCAAAGATGAAGAAATGCAGAAACGGTTGATGAACCTCAACCCCCATTCTTTCCGCAAGATGGTATCCACCTTGTTAGAAGTAAATGGTCGCGGTTATTGGGAAACTAGCGAGGAGAATTTAGACCGCCTCCGCGAGTTGTACCAAGAAGTCGAAGACCGAATTGAGGGTATAGAATAGCATTCAATGGCAGGCGTATTGCCTGCCATTATTTTTAAATCTAAGACATCGCTATGAATGATTTAAATTGCTAAGATAAAATCAGCAAATCGATGATTCAAACGTTTAAAAGTAAAGCTTTAGAAAATCTATTCAGAGAAAATTCTAATAAAGGAGTTCCAGCAAACTTAGAAAAGAAAATTAGAATTAGACTGGAAGTTATAGATGCAGCCTTAATCGTGGAAGATATTAGATTACCAGGTTATGACTTGCACGAATTAAAAGGAGATAGGAAAGGAACTTGGGCAGTTAAGGTATCGAAAAACTGGCGTATAACTTTTAGCTTTGAAGATGGTGATGCTTATGATGTAAATCTTGAAGATTATCACTAATCTAGAATGTTAGTAGTATATTAAATAGTCGGACATTGATTATGAATAACTGGCAAGATATTACTCAAGATAGATTAGTAAGACCAATACATCCTGGTGAAGTAATTGCAGATATTCTAGATGATTTAGATATTGATAGCACGAAATTTGCAGAAATTTTAGGAGTATCTAATCAAATAGTTAATGAAATTATTAATGGTCAAAGAGCAATTACGGTAGATATAGCAATCCGTCTTGGTAAAGCTTTAGGAAACGGGCCAAGACTTTGGCTCAATCTTCAGCAAAAAGTTGATATTTGGGATGCTTTGCAAAACCATCAGGAAGAATATGAGCAAGTTATAGCTCTGGTTTAGAATAAAATGCAGAAATGCAGAAAAGCTTGATGAAACTCAACCCCATTCTTTCCGCAAGATGGTATCAACATTTTTGGAAGTGAATGGGCGCGGTTATTGGGAAACTATCGAGGAGAATTTAGACTGCCTCCGCGAGTTGTACCAAGAAGTTGAAGACCGCATTGAAGGGATTGAGTAAAAACTTTCAATTTGTATAAATAGCATAAAGTTTTGGGGATACTGCTTGCCGTATCCCTTTAAATATTTTAATTATAATATAAAAACCTATTAGAGATATTATTTATGGCGTTCAAAGGCTTTAGTAAAAAAGTAGCTCATCAAAAGAGATTGAAAAAAATTAATAAAATCATAAAAAATCTTGAAGATACTAACTCTTTGAAGCAAAATTCTATATCTTTTGGTCAACAAATTACCAATGATTGGATAAAAATATCTAAATCAATTAGATTAAAATCAGAGCAGCAATATGGAAAAATTCTAATAGAAACTCGTTTATTAATGATTACAACAATGACAGATTTACTAGTTTATAAAGCAGGTAGTCCTGGAAATACAAATGAACAATTAGGAAAAATATTACAACTTATAAGTATATTTTACCAAGGGGAATTATATACTGAAAAAATGATTTCAGAAGGACAATACGTTAAAGCATCTGTGGCTATAAAGCAAGAAATTGAAATAATTACTCGTATTAATGAGATTAAAAAAGGAGTTGATAAAGATGGTCAGACTCCAAATGTTAAATATGCGCCTCCTACATTTAAGCTACATTATGGTGATATGAATCAAATAGGTCATATATCTCAACCAGATATTCTATCTGTTTTACATTCAGTTAATAGAGATACTTTCAGTGCAGCCTCGATTACACCTATTTTTAACGGAAATATCGCTAAGAATCTTTATGAAATACATCTTATTATTTTTTACAATATTATTAGAGAGTCAATTGAATTATTTCAGCAGTTATATCCAGAGGATTTAGAATTAGTTTTACCTGCTTGTAAAATATTTACAATAATTGTTGATTGTCTTAAAACAGCAGGAATTATTAAAGATAATGAACCAAATTCATAAATAGATAGTCCGATCGCATTAATATTGTGTAGAATGCGCTCATCTTGAAAAAAAGGTGATCGCTTTGAGAAGGTTGAGATGTGCGATCGCTCATCTGGAAAAACAGGCGTTAGCGTTCGCGCAGCGTCTCGTAGAGAAGCTTACCGTAGGTATCGCTCATCATGACAAACAGGCGATCGCTTACCGTATCATCATAGAATCAGCAACTATATATTAGAAATAAGGCTATGCTAAAAACACTTTGGGCTACTGTCAGACAAGGAAAAATAGAGCTGCTAGAGTCTGCGGAATTACCAGAAGGAACAAAAGTTCTAGTGACGTTGCTTCCTGATGATGAAAATGAATTTTGGCTTCAAGCTAGTCAAAAATCATTAGATGCAGTTTGGGATAATACTGAGGATGATGTCTATGCTCAACTACTCTAAAAATGACATCATTTTAGTTCAGTATCCCTTTTCAGATTTGTCAACTTCAAAAGTTAGACCTGCTATTGTAGTCAGTACGCAACACATTTCTCAAGATATTTTTATTACGCCTTTGACAAGCAAAACTGAAGCATTATTAGAAGGCGAGTTTGTGTTGTCTGAATGGAAAGCCGCAGGACTAAATGTAGCAACAGCAGTTAAAAGAGGATTATATACAGTCCATAGAAGCTTGGTTGTAAAAGTAATCGGTAAGTTAGCTGATGCTGATGCTGAATGGTTAGAGCAATCCTTAAAAGGTTGGTTAGGACTGTAATACAAAATACCATTATTTATGGCAATATCTCAAAACTGAAGATTGAATATTTTAATCAGGCGATCGCATTTGGTAATGTGGAGTGCGATCGCTCATTTTGACAAACAGGCTATCGCTTTTGGGAATGTAGAGTGCGCTCGCTGTTAGACATAGTAGAGAAGATACACTCAATTGCACAAACAGTATATTTTATCTAAAAACAGTATTTGATATCTGGTTTATTATTGTAATTACTCAATGCGTTAGTATATGTTGTGTATCTTACGATAGGTATCACGCATTTAGCCATACAAGCATTAGCTTACATTAAGTATCGTAAGTTATTAATGGCATGATATAGAAAGCAAGCGATGAGCCAATACAATGCAAAAACCGCTTAAACAAATAGTTGTATCCGACCCAAAAGTAATGATGGGTAAACCTGTAATTGCAGGTACGCGCATCACTGTTGAGTTAATTCTAGAAAAATTAGCTGCTGGTGAAACCCCAGAACAAATATTAGAATCACATCCGCGACTAACACGCGAAGCAATTCAAGCAGCTTTGGCATTTGCGGCTGAGGCTTTACGATATGATGTGATTTATCCGATTGTTGAGAACGTTTCTTGAAGTTTCTAGCAGACGAGAATTTAGATTGGCCGATTGTTGAGCGTTTGCGTCAAGATGGCCATTTAGTGTGGTACGTTGCTGAAATGGAGCCAGGAATTTCAGATGATGTAGTGCTGGATTTGGCTAACCAAGAAGAAGCAATATTATTAACATCAGACAAAGATTTTGGTGAGTTAGTTTTCCGCTTACGTCGTATTGCATCAGGTGTTATCTTAACTCGATTAGCAGGGTTATCTACAATCAGCAAATCAGAGATTATTGCCAATGCTATTAATCAACACCACTCTGAATTACTGGGAGCTTTTACTGTTATTTCACCAACAGCAATTCGCATTCGTAGGCTGGAGAATTGAATACTGAAAATAAAGTGTATTTTACTCTGTTGAAGACGAGCGATCGCATTTAGGATTGTGGAGAGGTGCGATCGCTTGTTGCCAACGGGGTAATGGAATATAGAATAGTATCTAAGGCGAATATAATTGCTGCTTTAATATTTAATCTGGAATATTGCTATGAATGCTTTTACAGTCAATCTCAAACCAGTATTGGAACTGACAGATGAGCAATTTTTTAATCTATGTCAAGCAAATAAGGACTTGAAATTTGAACGCAGCGCAACTGGAGAATTAATTATTATGCCGCCTACGGGAGGAGAAACCGGTAATAAAAATGCGAGAATTACTCAACAAGTAATGAATTGGACTGATGCTGATGGTACTGGCATAGCTTTTGATTCTTCTACTTGTTTTAAATTACCTAATAGTGCAGACCGTTCTCCTGATGCTGCTTGGATAAAGTTGTCAAGATGGAATACTTTAACAGATGTAGAAAAAGAAAAGTTCCCTCCTATTTGTCCTGATTTTGTAATTGAGTTACTTTCCCCAAGTGATAGTTTGAAGGTTGCACAGGAAAAGATGAGGGAATATATAGACAATGGTGTGCGGTTAGGTTTATTAATTAATCG from Aulosira sp. FACHB-615 carries:
- a CDS encoding magnesium chelatase subunit H codes for the protein MFTHVKSTIRHIAPDNLGGRNFIKVVYVVLESQYQSALSQAVRTINANNPDLAIEISGYLIEELRDPENYEEFQRDIQSANIFIASLIFIEDLAQKVVAAVEPHRDNLDVAVVFPSMPEVMRLNKMGSFSLAQLGQSKSAIAQFMKKRKEKSGAGFQDGMLKLLRTLPQVLKFLPIDKAQDARNFMLSFQYWLGGSPENLENFLLMLADKYVLKDVEKQKAASLEYQAPVVYPDMGIWHPLATTMYEDVREYLNWYSARRDIPQDLKDPLAPCVGLVLQRTHLVTGDDAHYVAMVQELEALGARVVPVFAGGLDFSKPVDAYFYEPTTKTPLVDAVISLTGFALVGGPARQDHPKAIDSLKRLNRPYMVALPLVFQTTEEWLDSDLGLHPIQVALQIAIPELDGAIEPIILSGRDGATGKAIALQDRIAAVAQRALKWANLRRKPKLNKKVAITVFSFPPDKGNVGTAAYLDVFGSIYEVMHALKNNGYDVQDLPENAKELMEQVIHDAQAQYASPELNIAYKMSVPEYEELTPYSQRLEENWGPPPGNLNSDGQNLLIYGKQFGNVFIGVQPTFGYEGDPMRLLFSRSASPHHGFAAYYTYLERVWGADAVLHFGTHGSLEFMPGKQMGMSGECYPDNLIGTIPNLYYYAANNPSEATIAKRRSYAETISYLTPPAENAGLYKGLKELSELIASYQTLKDSGRGIPIVNTIMDKCRIVNLDKDINLPETDAKDMTPEERDNIVGSVYRKLMEIESRLLPCGLHVIGKPPSAEEAIATLVNIASLDRQEEEILSLPRIIASSIGRDIDEIYQNSDRGVLEDVQLLQDITLATRAAVRALVQEQTDAEGRVSLVSKLNFFNMGKKEPWVEALHKAGYPKVDASALKPLFEYLEFCLQQVCADNELGALLKGLEGEYILPGPGGDPIRNPDVLPTGKNIHALDPQSIPTAAAVQSAKIVVDRLLARNKAENNGNWPETIACVLWGTDNIKTYGESLAQIMWMVGVRPVPDALGRVNKLELIPLEELGRPRIDVVINCSGVFRDLFINQMNLLDQGVKMAAEADEPLEMNFVRKHAMQQAEELGINLRQAATRVFSNASGSYSSNINLAVENSTWDSEAELQEMYLTRKSFAFSADNPGMMEQSRKIFESTLKTAEATFQNLDSSEISLTDVSHYFDSDPTKVVSSLRGDGKTPASYIADTTTANAQVRTLSETVRLDARTKLLNPKWYEGMLSHGYEGVRELSKRLVNTMGWSATAGAVDNWIYEDTNETFIKDEEMQKRLMNLNPHSFRKMVSTLLEVNGRGYWETSEENLDRLRELYQEVEDRIEGIE
- a CDS encoding type II toxin-antitoxin system RelE/ParE family toxin, giving the protein MIQTFKSKALENLFRENSNKGVPANLEKKIRIRLEVIDAALIVEDIRLPGYDLHELKGDRKGTWAVKVSKNWRITFSFEDGDAYDVNLEDYH
- a CDS encoding HigA family addiction module antitoxin; the encoded protein is MNNWQDITQDRLVRPIHPGEVIADILDDLDIDSTKFAEILGVSNQIVNEIINGQRAITVDIAIRLGKALGNGPRLWLNLQQKVDIWDALQNHQEEYEQVIALV
- a CDS encoding type II toxin-antitoxin system PemK/MazF family toxin, with product MLNYSKNDIILVQYPFSDLSTSKVRPAIVVSTQHISQDIFITPLTSKTEALLEGEFVLSEWKAAGLNVATAVKRGLYTVHRSLVVKVIGKLADADAEWLEQSLKGWLGL
- a CDS encoding DUF433 domain-containing protein; this encodes MQKPLKQIVVSDPKVMMGKPVIAGTRITVELILEKLAAGETPEQILESHPRLTREAIQAALAFAAEALRYDVIYPIVENVS
- a CDS encoding DUF5615 family PIN-like protein codes for the protein MKFLADENLDWPIVERLRQDGHLVWYVAEMEPGISDDVVLDLANQEEAILLTSDKDFGELVFRLRRIASGVILTRLAGLSTISKSEIIANAINQHHSELLGAFTVISPTAIRIRRLEN
- a CDS encoding Uma2 family endonuclease — translated: MNAFTVNLKPVLELTDEQFFNLCQANKDLKFERSATGELIIMPPTGGETGNKNARITQQVMNWTDADGTGIAFDSSTCFKLPNSADRSPDAAWIKLSRWNTLTDVEKEKFPPICPDFVIELLSPSDSLKVAQEKMREYIDNGVRLGLLINRKSRQVEIYRQGKEFELLESPVTVSGEDILNGFVLNLGRIW